The Thermoplasma acidophilum DSM 1728 genome includes a window with the following:
- a CDS encoding bifunctional N(6)-L-threonylcarbamoyladenine synthase/serine/threonine protein kinase has product MIVLGLEGTAHTISCGIIDESRILAMESSMYRPKTGGIRPLDAAVHHSEVIDTVISRALEKAKISIHDIDLIGFSMGPGLAPSLRVTATAARTISVLTGKPIIGVNHPLGHIEIGRRVTGAIDPVMLYVSGGNTQVIAHVNGRYRVLGETLDIGIGNMIDKFAREAGIPFPGGPEIEKLAMKGTKLLDLPYSVKGMDTAFSGILTAALQYLKTGQAIEDISYSIQETAFAMLVEVLERALYVSGKDEILMAGGVALNRRLRDMVTNMAREAGIRSYLTDREYCMDNGIMIAQAALLMYKSGVRMSVEETAVNPRFRIDEVDAPWITDASRKDYGKAGAESRIEEVSFHGRPAIRKVRISKSYRNSDLDKKIRYERMRNEFTILRKLKEAGVNSPVVYDFDPFSMSITMQKIPGRMMSAELNEGRTDFLNELGIMIAKMHRAGIAHGDLTVNNIIVNDSVFIIDPSMGKVNAEIEDMAVDIYALEDSIKGLGLDSGSVIGQMLKSYRNNFNLADDVLETVSAIRRRHRYV; this is encoded by the coding sequence GTGATAGTTCTTGGGCTAGAGGGTACTGCGCATACAATCAGCTGTGGCATAATAGACGAATCCCGCATACTGGCCATGGAATCGTCCATGTACAGGCCAAAGACCGGAGGGATAAGGCCACTGGACGCAGCTGTACATCATTCTGAGGTAATAGATACTGTGATATCTAGGGCTCTCGAGAAAGCGAAGATATCGATCCATGACATCGACCTCATAGGGTTTTCCATGGGGCCAGGCCTTGCTCCATCTTTGAGGGTGACCGCAACCGCCGCAAGAACGATATCGGTTCTGACCGGCAAACCAATCATAGGTGTAAACCATCCGCTTGGCCACATAGAGATAGGCAGGCGGGTAACTGGTGCGATCGATCCGGTAATGCTATACGTTTCAGGCGGCAATACACAGGTCATAGCCCACGTCAATGGAAGGTATAGGGTTCTCGGGGAGACGCTGGACATCGGGATAGGGAATATGATTGACAAATTCGCCAGAGAAGCCGGGATACCGTTTCCTGGTGGTCCGGAGATAGAGAAGCTCGCAATGAAGGGAACGAAGCTTCTGGATCTTCCCTATTCAGTGAAGGGGATGGATACGGCCTTTTCTGGCATCCTAACCGCTGCTTTGCAGTATCTCAAAACCGGCCAGGCCATAGAGGATATAAGCTACAGCATACAGGAAACGGCATTCGCCATGCTGGTAGAGGTGCTGGAAAGAGCGCTATACGTTTCAGGCAAGGATGAGATACTCATGGCTGGTGGGGTTGCGCTGAACAGAAGGCTCCGGGATATGGTGACTAATATGGCTCGGGAGGCGGGCATCAGATCCTATCTAACTGACAGGGAATACTGCATGGACAACGGCATAATGATAGCACAGGCAGCGCTGTTGATGTATAAATCCGGTGTACGCATGTCCGTTGAGGAGACGGCGGTGAACCCTCGTTTCAGAATAGATGAGGTGGACGCACCGTGGATAACAGACGCTTCCAGAAAAGACTATGGAAAGGCCGGTGCAGAATCCAGGATAGAGGAGGTCAGCTTTCATGGAAGGCCGGCAATAAGAAAGGTGCGCATTTCCAAGTCCTACCGAAATTCGGATCTTGATAAGAAGATCCGATATGAACGAATGCGCAATGAATTCACGATTCTCAGAAAGCTCAAGGAGGCCGGTGTTAACTCACCAGTAGTCTACGACTTCGATCCTTTCTCAATGTCCATCACCATGCAGAAAATACCAGGAAGGATGATGTCCGCAGAGCTTAACGAAGGCAGAACCGATTTCCTGAACGAGCTGGGCATCATGATAGCAAAGATGCACAGGGCAGGAATCGCTCATGGGGATCTGACTGTCAATAACATAATTGTTAACGATAGCGTTTTCATCATCGATCCCAGCATGGGAAAGGTTAATGCAGAGATAGAGGACATGGCCGTGGATATATACGCCCTAGAGGATTCTATTAAGGGGCTGGGTTTGGATTCGGGCAGCGTGATCGGCCAGATGCTTAAGTCCTACAGGAACAATTTCAATCTGGCGGACGATGTACTCGAAACCGTATCCGCAATAAGAAGGAGGCACAGGTATGTATAG
- a CDS encoding XTP/dITP diphosphatase, with protein MYRFVTSNRHKFEEVSEMAALYGIEIEWVRMKYEEIQDDSTERISYDSCNKLSRIVEAPYFVDDSGLFINALRGFPGPYSNYVSSTIGNEGILKIMDDVDDRTAYFLTVVSMNEGHSITQFIGKVMGKIARSIRGSNGFGYDPIFIPEGSDRTFAEMDIKAKNAISHRSIAFRGLFEYIKMNQTAKK; from the coding sequence ATGTATAGGTTCGTTACAAGCAACAGGCACAAGTTTGAGGAGGTCAGCGAAATGGCCGCCCTGTACGGCATAGAGATAGAATGGGTCCGCATGAAGTACGAGGAGATACAGGATGATAGCACCGAGCGGATATCGTATGATAGCTGCAACAAGCTCTCGCGAATTGTTGAGGCACCATACTTCGTGGATGATTCAGGGCTGTTCATAAATGCGCTGAGGGGGTTTCCAGGACCTTACTCTAACTACGTATCATCCACTATAGGGAACGAAGGTATCCTCAAGATCATGGACGACGTTGATGATCGTACGGCTTACTTCCTCACCGTGGTATCCATGAACGAAGGGCACAGCATAACGCAGTTCATCGGAAAGGTCATGGGAAAAATAGCCAGATCTATAAGAGGTTCTAATGGATTTGGATACGACCCGATATTTATACCGGAGGGATCGGATCGGACATTCGCTGAGATGGACATAAAGGCGAAAAACGCAATTTCACATAGGAGCATAGCATTTCGTGGTCTCTTCGAATATATAAAGATGAACCAGACAGCTAAGAAATAA
- a CDS encoding FAD-dependent oxidoreductase translates to MSEFDVIVIGAGPAGSSAAIKLAQGGMNVLLVERGDPPGTKNVSGAVLWGDELSKVVPDWERSAPIERYVTRKEVAFLTEKSKIAISYSSQELMEKKSGKIIVRGKFDQWLARKAKDAGAMLVTGITVDKLVIDGGKVIGVMQDGDVITSDAVIVAEGANPRVLINSGLRPKLSDHDVALGIKETIKLPENVINERFNVDSKGGYASEFVLGFLDDGLLSGGFLYTNRDTISLGIVTSLDRLRANGMTHSYDIMGKFEDHPFIKNLIKDGIPDEYAAHLVPEGGLASMPKLYGNGYLVAGDAAMFTFSNGMVLQGINYAITSGMLAAETILENKGKISEETLSTYVSKLRNSYVLSDLYTFNGIQNVTWSDFTQKTMPKILDSVMMSMFDERGMPKKHLMQVLTAAVRSNGMKYTDLISSGYRMMRKM, encoded by the coding sequence ATGAGTGAATTTGATGTCATAGTTATCGGCGCTGGTCCGGCAGGATCCTCTGCTGCAATAAAACTTGCGCAGGGTGGGATGAACGTACTTCTGGTGGAGAGGGGCGATCCTCCAGGAACAAAGAACGTTTCCGGTGCAGTCCTCTGGGGCGATGAGCTTTCGAAAGTCGTACCGGATTGGGAGAGAAGCGCACCCATCGAACGTTACGTTACAAGAAAGGAGGTTGCATTCCTGACAGAGAAATCAAAGATAGCCATAAGCTATAGTTCACAGGAACTCATGGAGAAGAAATCTGGAAAGATCATCGTCAGGGGCAAATTCGATCAGTGGCTGGCAAGGAAGGCAAAAGATGCAGGTGCAATGCTCGTCACCGGTATAACTGTTGACAAGCTAGTCATAGATGGGGGCAAAGTGATAGGAGTGATGCAGGATGGCGATGTCATAACCTCTGATGCCGTAATCGTGGCGGAGGGTGCAAACCCAAGGGTTCTTATCAACTCCGGTCTGAGGCCAAAACTCTCAGATCATGACGTTGCGCTGGGTATAAAGGAGACCATCAAGTTGCCTGAAAACGTCATAAATGAACGGTTCAACGTTGATTCGAAGGGTGGATATGCATCAGAATTCGTGCTGGGTTTCCTCGATGATGGCCTGCTGTCCGGCGGTTTCCTGTACACAAACAGGGATACCATATCGTTGGGCATTGTCACGTCGCTAGATCGGCTTAGGGCAAATGGAATGACGCATTCCTATGATATCATGGGCAAATTCGAGGATCATCCGTTTATAAAGAACCTGATAAAGGACGGAATACCGGATGAGTACGCTGCCCATCTGGTACCAGAAGGTGGACTCGCCAGCATGCCAAAGCTCTATGGAAATGGATATCTTGTCGCCGGAGATGCCGCGATGTTTACCTTCAGCAACGGCATGGTGCTGCAGGGGATAAACTACGCAATAACGTCAGGAATGCTGGCAGCCGAAACGATACTTGAGAACAAGGGCAAGATAAGCGAGGAAACGCTATCCACCTATGTAAGCAAGCTACGCAACAGCTACGTGCTTAGCGATCTCTACACCTTCAATGGCATACAGAACGTCACCTGGAGCGATTTCACCCAGAAGACCATGCCAAAGATACTGGACAGCGTTATGATGTCGATGTTTGATGAACGCGGTATGCCAAAAAAGCATCTGATGCAGGTACTGACCGCTGCAGTCAGATCCAACGGTATGAAGTATACGGACTTGATATCAAGCGGCTACCGCATGATGAGGAAGATGTGA
- a CDS encoding ferredoxin family protein: MKIEEKLSLLNYKTDRSYAHITIDPDICAGCPDHFCVFACPANCYTLINGKLNFKYEDCVECGTCDIACSHGSVKWTLPKGDNGVIYKYG, encoded by the coding sequence ATGAAGATTGAGGAAAAGCTTTCCCTGTTAAACTACAAGACGGATCGATCATACGCGCACATAACGATCGATCCCGATATATGTGCTGGATGCCCAGATCACTTCTGTGTTTTCGCCTGTCCTGCAAACTGCTACACACTCATAAACGGTAAGCTGAACTTCAAGTATGAAGACTGTGTAGAATGCGGCACATGCGACATAGCGTGCTCACACGGTAGCGTGAAATGGACGCTTCCGAAGGGAGACAACGGAGTCATATACAAATATGGGTGA
- a CDS encoding electron transfer flavoprotein subunit beta/FixA family protein, which translates to MLNIVVMIKQVPDSSEVEIDPVKMTLNRTKARNVVNAADLNALEYALRIKDKVGANITVISMGPPMADAAIIECMARGADRGILITDRAFAGADTYPTGLTLAATITKLGNVDIVFGGDETTDSSTGHVGPGVAEFLGFDQITYAKEVDYEDGYVIATRDLEDGDEIVKVPTPVVITVLLNSNIPRHQSLRKKIDAIRKGVESWGINELGLKPEWVGLRGSPTIVRSMKAIKEPEHLHKTVTLDKIDDIVADLVSKNIIKVGGK; encoded by the coding sequence ATGCTGAACATAGTTGTTATGATAAAGCAGGTTCCTGACAGCAGCGAGGTTGAGATCGATCCGGTCAAGATGACGCTAAACAGGACAAAGGCGAGAAACGTAGTAAATGCTGCAGATCTAAATGCACTTGAATATGCGCTGAGGATAAAGGACAAGGTTGGAGCAAACATAACCGTCATATCCATGGGCCCGCCGATGGCCGATGCCGCAATAATTGAGTGCATGGCCCGTGGAGCAGACAGGGGCATTCTAATCACGGATAGGGCCTTCGCCGGAGCTGATACGTATCCTACGGGCCTCACTCTGGCTGCAACCATAACCAAGCTGGGGAACGTCGATATAGTCTTTGGCGGGGATGAGACAACCGATTCCAGCACGGGCCATGTCGGTCCTGGTGTTGCAGAATTCCTCGGGTTCGATCAGATAACGTATGCGAAGGAAGTGGACTACGAAGACGGTTACGTTATAGCTACGAGAGATCTCGAAGATGGGGATGAGATAGTCAAGGTGCCAACGCCGGTTGTCATAACGGTTCTCCTGAACTCGAACATCCCGAGGCACCAGAGCCTCAGGAAAAAGATCGATGCTATCAGAAAGGGTGTGGAATCATGGGGTATAAATGAGCTCGGTCTCAAGCCTGAATGGGTCGGTCTGCGCGGTTCTCCAACAATAGTCAGGTCGATGAAGGCTATCAAGGAACCGGAGCACCTGCACAAGACCGTAACACTTGACAAGATCGATGATATCGTTGCGGATCTTGTTTCAAAGAACATAATAAAGGTAGGTGGTAAGTGA
- a CDS encoding electron transfer flavoprotein subunit alpha/FixB family protein, which produces MVGLINAIPVANKDEYKNVGVYIEHRGDEIKRSSLEMIGIGKQLARKINEKLLCVVIGDKVDGIAKEVGEYGCDIVLAAESPDLAEYRTMPYAQIIGDYIAEYKPNIFLLAATRNGRDLASRIAVKERTGITADCTVLDVDENRTLLANRPTYGESTLAEILCRNHRPQMATARPGTFTPAEKEKDHKYEIVKKKVNVDKNMLKKQIIKFIPKKATDLTAAKIVVAGGLGLGGPDGFKLLQDLADLIGGAVGSSRPPVDLGWITRDHQVGQTGQAVRPDLYVAVGISGKPQHVAGMKFSKVIISINKDPNAEINKISDYIIVEDYRKAVPALIDAIKNFGKQKVAEAQKA; this is translated from the coding sequence ATGGTTGGCCTCATAAACGCAATTCCGGTTGCAAACAAGGACGAATACAAGAACGTCGGCGTGTACATCGAGCACAGGGGCGATGAAATAAAGAGATCATCCCTGGAGATGATCGGCATCGGCAAACAGCTGGCACGCAAGATAAACGAAAAGCTGCTGTGCGTAGTCATAGGAGATAAAGTGGACGGAATAGCGAAGGAAGTCGGTGAATATGGATGTGATATCGTACTTGCCGCGGAGTCTCCGGATCTGGCAGAATACAGGACGATGCCGTATGCACAAATAATAGGCGATTACATCGCAGAATACAAGCCGAACATATTCTTGCTCGCTGCGACCAGGAACGGTAGGGATCTTGCATCCAGAATAGCAGTCAAGGAAAGGACAGGAATAACAGCGGACTGCACGGTGTTGGATGTGGACGAGAACAGGACGTTGCTGGCGAACAGGCCAACGTACGGTGAAAGCACGCTTGCAGAGATACTGTGCAGAAACCACAGGCCGCAGATGGCCACAGCCAGGCCAGGCACTTTTACGCCAGCCGAGAAGGAAAAAGACCACAAATACGAGATCGTGAAGAAGAAGGTAAACGTTGACAAGAACATGCTGAAAAAGCAGATAATCAAGTTCATTCCAAAGAAAGCAACGGACCTTACAGCCGCAAAGATCGTCGTGGCAGGCGGCCTCGGGCTTGGCGGTCCTGATGGATTCAAGTTGCTGCAGGATCTGGCGGATCTGATAGGCGGTGCAGTTGGATCGTCCAGGCCTCCGGTGGATCTGGGCTGGATAACCAGGGATCACCAGGTTGGGCAGACCGGCCAGGCGGTCAGGCCTGATCTGTACGTAGCAGTGGGAATATCTGGAAAACCGCAGCACGTAGCAGGCATGAAGTTTTCAAAGGTGATCATCAGCATAAACAAGGACCCCAACGCAGAGATAAACAAGATATCTGATTATATAATAGTAGAAGATTACAGAAAGGCCGTTCCTGCGCTGATAGATGCAATAAAGAACTTTGGAAAGCAGAAGGTGGCTGAGGCTCAGAAGGCCTGA
- a CDS encoding threonine--tRNA ligase translates to MPDSIVHVKKGQRFLDVIKDKNVVAVKIDSVLHDLRDVAERDVDAIPVSVYSDDGLYILRHSAAHLLANAVTNLYPDALPNTGPVVENGFYYDFDMKPIGEEDLAKIEDEMRRIQKENVPIERIVYQKADLLRIFAKNPYKIRIIEDNVSDASSVYRQGNFVDLCLGPHVPSTGYIKAFKLLNIASAVYKHDESKTLVRIYGTAFPDEKLLKQYLNNLEEAKRRDHRRIIAEMDLAVFNSEWAPGFPLYTQYGQTIRKELLSYMDSMNRKNGWFDVWTPHVFRDTIWKQSGHYAKYRPNMYLFTLPDGDSYGIKPMNCPGHIAIFSRRKYSYRDLPVRYSEPGTVYRYEKSGEVGGLTRPRAFTQDDGHAFLRMDQIGDEIRTLLTMVKDVFTILFGNIELSFDLSVIDRDHPENYLVSYVCRNCGYRIEGARGTDIECPVCHSHDLEPDLSVWDNATEQLRDALKSMGIEYKEYPGEAAFYGPKIDVHVKDAIGRMWQLSTIQLDFFMPVNFGLTYTNSEGKEDRVVMIHRAIYGSYERVMAILLEHYAGKLPTWLTPIQTYVVPISSNFDEYARHVHEELIRHGIRSEIDTSQETVSKKIKLIHPYRPAYIIVVGSKEMETNSVTARNREGKSKTYSLSEFIDVVKKEIEQRKVDQAF, encoded by the coding sequence ATGCCAGATTCAATCGTTCATGTCAAAAAGGGGCAGCGTTTCCTGGACGTTATAAAGGATAAAAACGTGGTTGCCGTCAAGATCGATAGCGTCCTGCATGATCTCAGAGATGTTGCAGAACGTGATGTTGATGCAATTCCAGTGAGCGTGTATTCTGACGACGGCCTTTACATACTCAGGCATTCGGCAGCGCACCTGTTAGCAAACGCTGTCACCAATCTATACCCCGATGCGCTTCCCAACACCGGTCCGGTTGTGGAGAACGGCTTTTACTATGATTTCGATATGAAGCCCATCGGCGAAGAGGATCTTGCAAAGATAGAGGATGAGATGCGCAGGATTCAGAAGGAGAACGTGCCCATAGAGAGGATAGTGTATCAGAAGGCTGATCTCCTTAGGATATTTGCGAAGAACCCGTACAAGATCAGGATAATAGAGGATAACGTGAGCGATGCCAGTTCCGTCTACAGGCAGGGCAACTTCGTCGACCTCTGCCTGGGGCCCCATGTACCGAGCACCGGTTATATAAAAGCATTCAAGCTTCTGAACATTGCCAGCGCGGTTTACAAGCACGATGAGAGCAAGACCCTCGTAAGGATATACGGAACCGCCTTTCCTGACGAAAAACTGCTTAAGCAATATCTGAACAACCTTGAAGAGGCCAAAAGAAGGGATCACAGGAGGATAATAGCAGAGATGGATCTTGCAGTCTTCAACTCAGAATGGGCACCGGGATTTCCTCTTTATACGCAGTATGGCCAGACGATAAGGAAAGAACTTCTTTCCTACATGGACAGCATGAATAGGAAGAATGGATGGTTTGACGTCTGGACTCCGCACGTCTTCAGGGACACCATATGGAAGCAGAGCGGGCATTATGCCAAGTACCGGCCAAACATGTACCTGTTCACCCTTCCAGACGGTGACAGCTACGGCATAAAACCGATGAACTGCCCTGGCCACATAGCCATCTTTTCAAGGAGGAAGTACAGCTACAGGGATCTTCCTGTAAGATATTCCGAGCCTGGAACCGTGTACAGATACGAAAAATCAGGAGAGGTAGGCGGATTGACCAGGCCGAGGGCCTTCACGCAGGATGATGGCCACGCCTTTCTGCGCATGGACCAGATCGGTGATGAGATAAGAACCCTGCTGACCATGGTCAAGGATGTATTCACCATTTTATTCGGAAACATCGAACTGTCCTTCGATCTTAGCGTTATTGACAGGGATCATCCCGAAAATTACCTCGTCAGCTATGTGTGCAGGAACTGCGGGTACAGGATCGAGGGGGCACGCGGTACGGATATAGAATGCCCAGTGTGCCATTCTCACGATCTCGAACCGGATCTCTCTGTCTGGGACAATGCGACTGAACAGCTCAGGGACGCACTCAAATCCATGGGCATAGAGTACAAGGAGTACCCTGGGGAAGCCGCATTTTATGGCCCGAAGATAGACGTACATGTGAAGGATGCTATAGGAAGGATGTGGCAGCTATCGACTATACAGCTGGACTTCTTCATGCCGGTCAACTTCGGCCTGACGTACACCAACAGCGAGGGCAAGGAGGATCGCGTCGTTATGATCCACAGGGCTATATATGGCAGCTACGAGAGGGTAATGGCCATACTGTTGGAACACTACGCCGGTAAGCTGCCAACCTGGTTGACGCCAATACAGACCTATGTGGTGCCCATAAGCAGCAACTTCGATGAGTACGCGAGGCACGTTCACGAGGAGCTGATCAGGCACGGCATAAGAAGCGAGATAGATACTTCACAGGAGACTGTCAGCAAGAAGATAAAGCTCATACATCCTTACAGGCCTGCGTACATAATCGTGGTAGGTTCCAAGGAAATGGAAACCAACAGCGTCACCGCAAGGAACAGGGAAGGCAAATCAAAAACGTACAGCCTCTCTGAATTCATAGATGTTGTGAAAAAAGAGATAGAACAGAGAAAGGTGGATCAGGCCTTCTGA
- a CDS encoding S-methyl-5'-thioadenosine phosphorylase gives MAYIGIIGGSGLYDLMPESTKKVIETPFGNPSDAVEIGEVNGVEVAFLPRHGKKHTIPPHKVNYRANIWALHELGVERIIGLNAVGSLREDYKPGEIVIPDQYIDFTKRRDLTFYDGPQVYHISEADPFCPEMNSILYDTARNLKIPVHNSGTYITIEGPRFSTRAESKMFRQFADIIGMTLVPEVSLAGELALCYSVIASITDYDVWSTKPVDAREVMNIMKQNDHKVRDILFNALPLIKKERKCSCSLRLDNAKM, from the coding sequence ATGGCTTACATAGGCATCATTGGAGGCAGTGGACTCTACGACCTCATGCCAGAATCCACAAAGAAAGTTATTGAAACGCCGTTTGGAAACCCATCTGACGCTGTGGAGATAGGTGAAGTTAATGGGGTTGAGGTTGCATTTTTGCCAAGACATGGAAAGAAGCATACGATACCGCCCCACAAGGTGAATTACAGAGCAAACATATGGGCTCTTCATGAACTTGGAGTGGAGAGGATAATAGGGCTTAACGCTGTCGGCTCTCTCAGGGAGGACTACAAGCCAGGAGAGATAGTGATCCCTGATCAGTACATCGATTTTACAAAGAGAAGGGATCTGACATTTTATGATGGCCCTCAGGTATACCACATCTCGGAGGCCGATCCATTCTGCCCTGAGATGAATTCCATACTTTATGATACTGCTAGAAATCTTAAAATCCCAGTTCACAATTCAGGTACATATATAACGATTGAGGGTCCAAGATTCTCAACGAGAGCAGAATCGAAGATGTTCAGGCAGTTTGCTGATATAATAGGTATGACGCTTGTACCAGAGGTAAGTCTGGCAGGCGAACTTGCGCTGTGTTATTCAGTCATCGCTTCCATAACGGATTACGATGTCTGGTCCACCAAGCCGGTGGATGCAAGGGAAGTGATGAATATAATGAAGCAGAATGATCACAAGGTCAGGGACATCTTGTTCAACGCACTTCCGCTCATAAAGAAAGAGAGGAAGTGTTCATGCTCTCTTCGTTTGGATAACGCTAAAATGTGA
- a CDS encoding MBL fold metallo-hydrolase encodes MKLKFLGGAEEVGRLGVKITDKDTSVIVDYGVIPEKPPQYPLPPEPVDAMFITHSHLDHIGAVPVYYHKGEPDLYATQMTLNTMKPLLRDALKVTNIEGYPAMFNEDDINSALANMRPARYFESIEVGNMVATPYPAGHIPGSTMWKFEDGISVTVTGDVNTIDTYLINGAKPIKTDVLIIESTYAGKNHESREDVRKRFRDSVKEVIDSGGKVIMPAFAVGRTQELIMTIADMGYDVAVDGMGNDISTIYLNTPGFLRSKKEFLRALSKVRIIKGRNMRENAIRSDIIISTSGMLDGGPVLGYIQKLLEDEKSAIFVTGYQVEGTNGRSLLETGTLTIAGVTVKPKMRVEFFDMSAHAGHDELVNFIKAIDPKKIVLCHGDHRENLLPDLEGYDVLLPYNGKEYEI; translated from the coding sequence ATGAAATTGAAGTTTTTGGGTGGTGCAGAAGAAGTTGGAAGGCTAGGAGTGAAGATAACCGACAAGGATACGAGCGTGATCGTGGACTACGGAGTTATACCGGAGAAGCCACCGCAGTACCCGTTGCCCCCTGAGCCCGTGGATGCGATGTTCATAACGCACTCGCACCTGGATCACATAGGAGCAGTGCCAGTCTACTACCACAAAGGTGAGCCAGACCTGTATGCAACGCAGATGACTCTGAATACTATGAAACCGTTGCTGCGCGATGCTCTCAAGGTGACTAACATTGAGGGTTATCCGGCAATGTTCAATGAGGATGACATAAACAGCGCTCTTGCTAACATGCGGCCGGCGAGGTACTTTGAATCCATAGAGGTCGGAAATATGGTGGCCACGCCCTATCCGGCAGGCCACATTCCTGGATCTACGATGTGGAAGTTCGAGGACGGAATATCCGTGACTGTCACTGGTGATGTAAACACCATTGACACGTACCTGATAAACGGTGCAAAGCCGATAAAAACGGATGTACTCATAATAGAGAGCACGTATGCAGGCAAGAACCACGAGAGCAGGGAAGATGTCAGAAAGAGGTTCAGGGACAGCGTGAAGGAGGTCATCGACAGTGGTGGCAAGGTCATAATGCCTGCGTTTGCAGTCGGCAGGACGCAGGAGTTGATAATGACAATAGCTGACATGGGATATGATGTAGCCGTTGATGGTATGGGCAACGATATAAGCACTATATACCTTAATACACCCGGTTTCCTGAGATCGAAGAAGGAGTTCCTAAGGGCGCTCAGCAAGGTCAGGATCATAAAGGGCAGGAACATGCGTGAGAACGCCATAAGGAGCGATATAATCATTTCAACCTCTGGGATGCTTGATGGTGGCCCTGTGCTTGGATACATCCAGAAATTGCTGGAAGACGAAAAGAGCGCCATATTCGTGACCGGATACCAGGTCGAGGGAACAAACGGAAGAAGCCTTTTGGAAACGGGTACGTTGACAATCGCGGGTGTCACGGTGAAGCCCAAGATGCGCGTTGAGTTCTTCGATATGTCAGCCCATGCCGGGCACGATGAACTCGTCAACTTCATAAAGGCCATAGATCCGAAGAAAATAGTGCTCTGCCACGGAGACCACAGGGAGAATCTGCTGCCAGATCTTGAAGGCTATGATGTCTTGCTGCCATACAATGGAAAAGAGTACGAAATTTAA